One region of Niallia sp. Man26 genomic DNA includes:
- the pepF gene encoding oligoendopeptidase F, whose translation MNKLQGKTLARKDVSVEETWNLTDLFPCEKAWKMELDAITQDMEKFAEYRGSLGNSAINLLQCLLERDSLSERLSRVLTYASLLQSADGTDPNNQANEAIAASVYAAARANNSFIDSEILALSEKKVREFMNQESGLQDYKKTLEDLFEAKAHILSPETEEALAAYSEIHEAPYMIYQRSKTSDMSFSSFTTADGTEYPLTFNLYAKYEESPDTEIRRNAYDAFIQTLNQYKNTYAATYATEVKKQVVEARLRNYDSVTDMLLFEQQVTKEMYHNQLDTILTELAPHMRRYAALKRQALGLDKLLYSDLKAPLDSDFNPEVTYDEAAELVLEALQVMGPDYAEIMRQGLENRWVDRADNIGKRSGAFCSSPYGAHPYIMMTWNNSMRNAFTLAHELGHAGHFVLAGQNQSISNTRPSRYFVEAPSTMNEMLLSRHILEKSDNDRMRRWVILQSLGTYYHNFVTHILEGELQRRIYELAEAGTPITAKLLCEQNLELLAAFWGDSVELDEGAGLTWMRQPHYYMGLYPYTYSAGLTASTAAALMIQKEGQPAVDRWLAALKAGGTVKPLELMKLANVDMSTPEPISTAVAYVGSLIDELEQNFY comes from the coding sequence ATGAATAAGCTGCAAGGTAAGACGCTGGCAAGGAAGGATGTTTCTGTTGAAGAAACGTGGAACTTAACCGATTTATTTCCTTGTGAAAAAGCATGGAAAATGGAGCTCGATGCTATTACCCAAGACATGGAAAAGTTTGCTGAATATAGAGGAAGTCTTGGAAACAGTGCGATAAATTTACTTCAGTGCCTTCTTGAAAGGGATTCATTATCTGAACGGCTTTCCCGTGTACTTACATATGCAAGCTTGCTTCAATCCGCCGATGGGACAGACCCTAATAATCAAGCAAATGAGGCGATTGCGGCATCTGTTTATGCTGCTGCACGCGCAAATAATTCCTTTATTGATTCAGAAATACTTGCTCTATCGGAGAAGAAAGTCCGTGAGTTTATGAATCAAGAAAGCGGGTTGCAGGATTACAAAAAAACACTGGAGGATTTATTTGAGGCAAAAGCTCATATACTTTCCCCAGAAACAGAGGAAGCCTTAGCTGCATACAGTGAGATTCATGAAGCTCCTTATATGATTTACCAGCGCAGCAAAACATCAGATATGAGCTTCTCATCTTTTACAACAGCAGATGGAACAGAGTATCCTTTAACATTTAATTTATATGCAAAGTATGAGGAGTCGCCTGATACGGAAATTCGCCGTAATGCCTATGACGCTTTCATTCAAACATTAAATCAGTACAAAAATACATATGCAGCTACATATGCAACAGAAGTGAAGAAGCAAGTGGTTGAAGCCAGATTGCGTAACTATGATTCTGTTACAGATATGCTGTTATTTGAACAGCAAGTAACAAAGGAAATGTACCATAACCAGCTTGACACAATATTAACAGAGCTTGCTCCTCATATGCGCCGCTACGCCGCATTAAAAAGACAAGCACTAGGTCTTGATAAATTGCTGTACAGTGATCTAAAAGCTCCTCTTGATTCAGACTTTAATCCAGAAGTGACATATGATGAAGCAGCAGAGCTTGTGCTTGAAGCACTGCAGGTAATGGGGCCGGATTATGCAGAAATTATGAGACAAGGACTGGAGAACCGCTGGGTAGACAGAGCAGATAATATTGGCAAGCGATCTGGCGCCTTTTGTTCAAGTCCATATGGAGCACATCCGTATATTATGATGACATGGAATAATTCCATGCGAAATGCATTTACTCTTGCACATGAGCTCGGACATGCAGGACATTTCGTTTTGGCAGGACAGAATCAGTCCATTTCTAATACACGTCCATCACGTTATTTTGTGGAAGCACCGTCAACCATGAACGAAATGCTGCTCAGCAGACATATTTTAGAAAAATCGGATAATGACAGAATGCGTCGTTGGGTTATTCTCCAATCACTCGGGACATACTACCATAATTTTGTGACACATATATTGGAGGGAGAGCTGCAGCGCCGTATTTATGAACTTGCTGAAGCAGGAACACCGATAACCGCCAAACTGTTATGTGAACAAAATCTCGAGCTGCTTGCAGCATTTTGGGGCGACAGTGTGGAGTTGGATGAGGGAGCAGGATTGACTTGGATGCGCCAGCCGCATTACTATATGGGTCTTTATCCGTATACGTATTCAGCAGGTCTGACAGCTTCCACTGCTGCTGCGTTAATGATTCAAAAAGAGGGTCAGCCTGCTGTAGATCGTTGGCTTGCGGCTCTTAAGGCAGGGGGAACAGTAAAACCTCTTGAATTAATGAAGCTTGCAAATGTAGATATGTCGACACCTGAACCTATCAGTACAGCGGTTGCTTATGTTGGCAGCTTAATAGATGAACTCGAACAAAACTTTTATTAA
- a CDS encoding acetate uptake transporter: MSNKNYTQVKMVTADPSALGLFGLAMVTLVASSQKLGLTEGLSFILPWAFFLGGLAQLIAALLDAKHNNIFGTTAFAAFGLFWFGVGFSWLIQLGAFGEVLAQNVDPKQLGFAFIGYLIFSLFMTIGAMETHKVLFFIFVFIDILFIGLSLSSFDVMYEVTHMIAGVAELCIALLSFYGCGAIVLNTHFGKTVLPIGKPFGVFK, from the coding sequence ATGAGCAACAAGAACTATACCCAAGTAAAAATGGTGACGGCAGATCCATCTGCACTTGGACTATTCGGTCTGGCAATGGTGACATTGGTGGCATCTTCACAAAAACTTGGTTTAACAGAAGGGTTATCTTTTATTCTGCCGTGGGCGTTCTTTTTGGGTGGATTGGCTCAATTGATCGCTGCTTTGCTTGATGCGAAGCATAATAATATTTTTGGAACAACTGCTTTTGCAGCATTTGGTCTATTCTGGTTTGGCGTAGGCTTTTCCTGGTTAATCCAACTTGGAGCGTTTGGCGAGGTATTGGCGCAAAATGTTGACCCTAAACAGCTGGGCTTTGCATTTATCGGCTATTTAATTTTCAGCCTTTTCATGACAATTGGGGCAATGGAAACACACAAGGTATTATTCTTTATCTTTGTTTTTATTGATATATTATTTATTGGATTGTCCTTAAGTTCTTTTGATGTGATGTATGAAGTGACACATATGATTGCAGGTGTGGCAGAGCTTTGTATTGCCCTGTTATCCTTCTATGGATGTGGCGCGATTGTGCTGAATACTCATTTTGGAAAAACGGTACTGCCAATCGGAAAACCTTTTGGCGTTTTTAAATAA
- a CDS encoding ABC transporter ATP-binding protein, producing MTKHALLEVEGLKTYFQVDKHRVAKAVDGVDFSINPGETVALVGESGSGKSITSLSIMKLVGKPGKIKGGQIRFNGEDIVPFSNKQMAKLRGSEIAMVFQEPMTALNPVFTIGNQLMETIRKHKKVSKEEARIRAVELLRIVGFPRAEETINEYPHQLSGGMRQRAMIAIAISCEPKLLIADEPTTALDVTIQAQILDLLDEMKKKFNMAVLLITHDLGVVAEYADRVMVMYGGQIVEQAEVNKMFIEPKHPYTNGLLESLPKLEDDVSRLGVIKGTVPPAYDFPVGCRFSDRCKHVMDKCRVSNPNLLDVEQNHKVRCYLYE from the coding sequence ATGACTAAACATGCGTTATTAGAAGTGGAAGGTTTAAAAACGTATTTTCAAGTAGATAAACACAGAGTTGCAAAAGCTGTGGATGGCGTTGATTTCTCTATAAATCCTGGTGAGACAGTGGCGCTGGTTGGTGAGTCAGGTTCAGGCAAAAGTATAACCTCACTGTCTATAATGAAGCTCGTCGGAAAGCCGGGAAAAATTAAGGGAGGGCAGATTCGCTTTAACGGCGAGGATATTGTCCCCTTTTCTAACAAACAGATGGCAAAGCTGCGGGGCAGTGAGATTGCCATGGTATTCCAAGAGCCGATGACCGCATTAAATCCAGTCTTCACGATTGGAAATCAGCTTATGGAAACAATTCGCAAGCATAAAAAAGTCTCAAAGGAAGAAGCGCGAATCAGAGCCGTTGAGCTATTAAGAATTGTCGGCTTCCCAAGGGCTGAAGAGACAATTAATGAATATCCTCACCAACTTTCCGGAGGGATGCGTCAGCGTGCGATGATTGCTATTGCCATTTCATGTGAGCCGAAGCTGCTGATTGCCGATGAGCCGACAACCGCTCTTGATGTAACGATTCAAGCGCAAATTCTTGATTTGTTAGATGAGATGAAGAAAAAGTTCAACATGGCAGTACTGCTGATAACGCATGACTTAGGTGTCGTAGCTGAATATGCTGACAGGGTCATGGTCATGTATGGCGGACAGATTGTTGAACAGGCGGAAGTAAACAAGATGTTCATTGAGCCGAAGCATCCGTATACGAATGGACTTCTGGAAAGTTTGCCGAAATTAGAGGATGACGTAAGCAGACTTGGTGTTATTAAAGGGACAGTACCGCCTGCCTATGATTTTCCTGTTGGCTGCCGCTTTTCTGACCGCTGTAAACATGTAATGGATAAATGCCGTGTTAGCAATCCTAATCTTCTAGATGTGGAACAAAACCATAAGGTGCGCTGCTACCTGTATGAATAG
- a CDS encoding dipeptide ABC transporter ATP-binding protein has translation MSLMEQDLRKKTEEDYILQAKNIKKYFPIKGGVLKHTVGNVKAVDDISLNVIRGETLGLVGESGSGKSTLGRVILRLLDPTEGSIVFEDKDISTLNNRKMRPIRKDMQIVFQDPFASLNGKMSVQELIEEPLLVQTNLNRREREEKAISLLEKVGLRADAKSKYPHEFSGGQRQRISIARALALNPKFIVCDEPVSALDVSIQAQVLNLMADLQEEFNLTYLFIAHDLSVVKHISDRVAVMYLGRIAELAPKKGLYETPLHPYTQALLSAVPTTDVTRKREKIILKGDLPSPSNPPTGCTFRTRCPKAHERCAIVRPDLTEVSEGHFVACHLYTKED, from the coding sequence ATGTCATTAATGGAGCAAGATTTACGAAAAAAGACAGAAGAGGATTACATACTTCAAGCGAAAAACATAAAAAAATACTTTCCAATTAAGGGCGGAGTCCTAAAGCATACAGTTGGCAACGTTAAGGCGGTCGATGATATTTCATTAAATGTTATCAGAGGGGAAACGCTTGGACTTGTAGGTGAATCAGGCTCTGGAAAATCTACGCTAGGACGAGTTATTCTAAGACTCCTTGATCCGACAGAAGGCAGCATTGTCTTTGAAGATAAGGATATTTCAACTTTAAACAACAGAAAGATGCGCCCCATTAGAAAGGATATGCAGATTGTATTTCAAGATCCATTTGCCTCATTAAATGGAAAAATGAGTGTTCAAGAGCTGATTGAAGAGCCGCTGCTAGTTCAGACGAACTTAAACCGACGTGAGCGGGAAGAAAAAGCAATCAGCTTACTTGAGAAGGTAGGGCTTCGGGCAGATGCGAAATCGAAGTATCCTCATGAGTTTTCCGGTGGACAAAGACAGCGGATCAGCATCGCGAGAGCACTAGCGCTGAATCCTAAATTCATTGTCTGTGATGAGCCAGTTTCTGCATTAGATGTTTCCATTCAGGCACAGGTGCTTAACTTGATGGCAGATCTTCAGGAAGAATTCAATTTAACCTATCTATTTATTGCCCATGATTTGAGTGTTGTTAAACATATAAGTGACCGTGTCGCAGTCATGTATTTAGGAAGGATAGCGGAATTGGCACCGAAAAAAGGTCTATATGAAACACCGCTTCATCCATATACACAGGCGCTTTTATCCGCAGTTCCGACAACGGATGTAACAAGAAAGAGAGAAAAGATTATCCTCAAAGGGGATTTGCCAAGCCCGTCCAATCCACCGACAGGCTGTACATTCAGAACACGCTGTCCGAAAGCGCATGAAAGATGTGCAATCGTGCGCCCTGATTTGACGGAAGTGTCAGAAGGCCACTTCGTTGCTTGTCACTTATACACGAAGGAAGACTGA
- a CDS encoding peptide-binding protein, which translates to MKKKNWLLVLGFTLIFGILAACSNSSDDTNSEPGEAVDGGTVTGAMDTAPAGLFNPIFYADAYENNILTLTHEGLLGQDKNLDFIPKLAKDWEFNEDQTEVTFHLEENVKWHDGEPFTANDVVFTYKSIASPGYVEAGGLRTQYVSRLLGYEDFSTGKTDEFQGVVAVDDHTVTFKFAEPNVLALSDSSFPIIPEHIFKDVAIADMPKAEGTTKAGKIVGTGPFKLTDVVEGEQYVLEKNDDYWQGAPKLDSIVWKVVDQSVILGMLESGEVDFVADPTGIQAADYETVAANENVEIIEQPDFGYQVLGMMVNHREQGDTSIDPSKWTENTKLSDQKVRQAIAYAVDREAIINGLLYGKGVIQNSPIATQFWAYDDTKPNQYAFDAEKAKSLLDEAGYKDTNGDGFREDPDGKEWVLNLNYPLGNQIREKSAPIIQEYLEAVGIKIDLRQPKQAAAYFEDLEKNAQDWDLYLLGWSLDSTDPDPSGLWSANAAYNYSRWNNPEAEQLLKDAFTPPDAFEQDYRKEKYSEWQVKFSEDLPALILYAQNSLWAHNKRLQGIDVLPYSFLNNTHLWSVTE; encoded by the coding sequence TTGAAAAAGAAAAATTGGTTACTTGTATTAGGCTTTACCTTAATATTCGGGATCTTGGCGGCGTGCAGCAACTCAAGCGACGACACGAATTCTGAGCCTGGCGAAGCAGTTGATGGAGGCACGGTAACTGGTGCGATGGATACAGCTCCTGCTGGTTTATTCAACCCAATTTTCTATGCTGATGCATATGAAAACAATATCTTAACTTTAACGCATGAAGGATTATTAGGACAAGATAAGAACCTTGATTTTATTCCGAAATTAGCAAAAGACTGGGAATTTAACGAAGACCAAACAGAAGTGACATTCCACTTAGAAGAAAACGTGAAATGGCATGATGGCGAGCCATTCACAGCAAACGATGTTGTATTTACATACAAATCGATTGCAAGCCCTGGTTATGTAGAGGCTGGCGGTCTGCGTACACAATATGTTTCAAGACTGTTAGGCTATGAGGATTTCTCTACTGGCAAAACAGATGAATTCCAAGGTGTTGTTGCAGTTGACGACCACACTGTAACATTCAAATTCGCTGAGCCGAATGTATTGGCCCTTTCTGATTCAAGCTTCCCAATCATTCCTGAGCATATCTTTAAAGATGTTGCCATTGCTGACATGCCAAAAGCTGAAGGCACAACAAAAGCAGGCAAAATTGTTGGTACTGGTCCATTTAAATTAACGGACGTTGTAGAAGGCGAGCAATATGTTTTAGAGAAAAACGACGACTACTGGCAAGGTGCACCTAAACTTGACAGCATCGTGTGGAAGGTTGTAGACCAATCTGTCATCCTAGGTATGCTTGAAAGCGGTGAAGTGGACTTTGTAGCAGATCCAACTGGTATCCAGGCTGCAGATTATGAGACAGTTGCTGCAAATGAAAATGTTGAAATTATTGAACAGCCAGATTTCGGTTACCAAGTATTAGGTATGATGGTTAACCATCGTGAACAAGGCGACACATCTATCGATCCATCAAAATGGACAGAAAATACGAAGCTATCCGATCAAAAAGTCCGTCAGGCAATTGCTTATGCTGTTGACCGCGAAGCGATCATCAACGGATTGCTGTACGGCAAAGGGGTAATTCAAAACTCTCCTATCGCAACACAATTCTGGGCATATGATGATACAAAGCCTAACCAATATGCATTTGATGCAGAAAAAGCAAAATCACTATTAGATGAAGCAGGCTATAAAGATACAAATGGCGACGGCTTCCGTGAAGATCCAGATGGAAAAGAGTGGGTGTTGAACCTGAACTATCCATTAGGAAACCAAATTCGTGAAAAATCAGCACCAATCATTCAAGAATATCTTGAAGCTGTCGGAATCAAAATTGACTTGCGTCAGCCAAAACAAGCTGCTGCATACTTTGAAGACCTAGAAAAGAATGCACAAGATTGGGATCTATACTTGCTTGGCTGGAGCTTAGACAGCACAGACCCAGATCCGAGCGGCTTATGGTCTGCTAATGCTGCTTACAACTATTCTCGTTGGAATAACCCTGAAGCAGAACAGCTGTTAAAAGACGCATTTACACCACCAGATGCGTTTGAACAGGATTACAGAAAAGAGAAATACAGCGAATGGCAAGTGAAGTTCTCTGAAGATCTTCCAGCATTAATCCTGTATGCTCAAAACAGCTTATGGGCGCATAACAAACGTCTTCAAGGCATAGATGTATTGCCGTACTCATTCTTGAACAACACACATTTATGGAGTGTGACTGAGTAA
- a CDS encoding ABC transporter permease: MYKYIIRRVLVFIPMLFALTVIVFGLMQAAPGDPFTGKLDPNVDPEVYEQQKEALGLNDPIYVQYFRWLGNMLQGDFGESIVYKGREVTDLLESRVSNTLTLGTFSLFITILFSIPIGIYSARKPYSILDYTVTTFSFFGLAIPSFFFGLVAIYFFAIQLGWFPSQGTVSSPNLQGAELFWDKIHHLILPGLTLGLGGMATYTRYMRSEVLDVLSGDYIRTARAKGMTENTVLYKHTLRNALIPIVTLLGFEIGAILGGAIITEGVYQYPGLGTLFINSISSKDYPVIMVIALMIGFFTLLGNLLADIGYSLVDPRIRYE; the protein is encoded by the coding sequence ATGTATAAGTATATTATTCGTCGCGTATTAGTGTTCATTCCAATGCTATTCGCTTTGACTGTCATCGTGTTTGGCTTAATGCAGGCGGCTCCTGGCGATCCCTTTACTGGAAAGCTTGATCCGAATGTAGACCCAGAAGTATATGAACAGCAAAAAGAAGCTTTAGGGTTGAATGACCCAATTTATGTGCAATATTTCCGCTGGTTAGGAAATATGCTTCAGGGGGACTTTGGGGAATCAATTGTGTATAAGGGACGTGAAGTAACTGACTTGCTTGAATCACGAGTTAGCAATACACTCACGCTAGGAACCTTTTCTTTATTTATTACGATTTTATTTTCCATTCCGATCGGGATTTACTCAGCAAGAAAACCATATTCAATACTTGACTACACAGTAACAACCTTCAGCTTTTTTGGGCTTGCTATTCCGAGTTTCTTCTTCGGTTTGGTGGCAATTTATTTCTTCGCCATCCAGCTCGGCTGGTTCCCGTCACAAGGAACGGTCTCGAGTCCGAATCTGCAAGGAGCAGAGCTTTTCTGGGATAAAATCCATCATTTAATCCTGCCTGGATTAACATTAGGTTTAGGTGGAATGGCTACATATACTCGCTATATGCGCTCAGAGGTGCTCGATGTGCTGTCAGGAGATTATATCCGTACAGCCAGAGCAAAAGGAATGACAGAAAATACAGTATTGTACAAGCATACATTAAGAAATGCCTTGATTCCGATTGTGACATTGCTTGGATTTGAGATTGGCGCCATTTTAGGGGGAGCCATCATTACAGAGGGTGTATATCAATATCCTGGTCTTGGGACATTGTTCATTAACTCTATTTCCAGCAAGGATTATCCTGTCATCATGGTCATTGCTTTAATGATCGGCTTCTTTACATTGCTGGGAAATCTGCTGGCAGATATCGGCTACAGTCTTGTTGACCCGAGAATTCGATACGAGTGA
- the opp4C gene encoding oligopeptide ABC transporter permease: MELKQQTIETEPNLPLKVENKKSKTPGQIALGRFLKNKLAVLGVIVLTIIILAVIFAPLITDQSPTKSNLLLVERGPSADHPLGNDGSGRDNLARLLYGGRISLIVGFSAMVCTLVIGVLLGSIAGYYGGIVDAIIMRIADIIMMLPFIVIALTVVSIMPKVSIGSFVAIIAITSWPNLTRIIRGTYLSLREQEFVQGAKAIGASDFRIIFKHFIPNAIGPIVVNATLMMATYIIIESAMSFIGFGIPQPTPTWGNMISEAQSIRILRNSPEAWIPPGLCIFVTVLCINFIGDGLRDALDPKSNKR, translated from the coding sequence ATGGAACTGAAACAACAAACGATCGAAACAGAACCAAACTTACCTTTAAAGGTAGAAAATAAAAAAAGTAAAACTCCTGGCCAGATTGCACTCGGCAGATTTTTAAAGAATAAATTAGCAGTGCTTGGTGTTATTGTTTTAACGATTATTATCCTTGCCGTCATTTTCGCACCGCTGATTACAGACCAAAGTCCAACTAAGTCAAATTTGCTGTTGGTTGAACGGGGACCAAGCGCTGATCACCCGCTCGGCAATGATGGCTCAGGAAGGGATAATCTTGCTCGTCTATTATATGGAGGACGAATTTCTCTTATCGTAGGATTCTCTGCGATGGTTTGTACGTTAGTAATTGGTGTGCTGTTAGGCTCCATTGCCGGCTACTATGGCGGAATTGTTGATGCGATCATCATGCGTATCGCTGATATCATCATGATGCTTCCATTTATCGTTATTGCTTTAACAGTAGTTTCTATTATGCCAAAGGTGTCAATCGGCAGCTTCGTTGCAATCATTGCGATAACCTCGTGGCCGAATTTAACGAGGATAATCAGGGGAACGTATTTGTCCTTGAGGGAGCAGGAATTTGTTCAAGGAGCAAAGGCAATCGGCGCAAGCGATTTCCGCATTATTTTTAAGCATTTTATTCCGAATGCTATTGGGCCGATTGTAGTTAACGCTACATTGATGATGGCAACTTATATTATCATTGAATCTGCCATGAGCTTCATCGGTTTTGGAATACCGCAGCCAACACCAACATGGGGGAATATGATTTCTGAAGCACAAAGCATCCGTATTTTACGGAACAGCCCTGAAGCATGGATACCGCCAGGACTTTGTATATTTGTCACGGTACTTTGCATCAACTTTATTGGAGACGGTCTTCGTGACGCACTTGATCCAAAAAGCAATAAGCGTTAA
- a CDS encoding sensor histidine kinase, whose translation MYASMEIQMLIQLIERAALLLITLFFLSRVPKFKETLQKENHSPTELTLITIIFCAFALFGTYSGIEVEGSIVNIRIIAVMSGGILFGPWVGIITGIVSGVHRYLIDIGGVTSVPCLITSILAGIVAGIIYFRVKKQKRWVYGIIAGMICEMLTMVLILVMAEPFSLGVDIVAKIALPMILGQVSIGFIVLMIASVEGEKERIAAKQAQLALGIANKTLPYFRSINSESLHKICKIIQKEIKADAVAITDTMDVLAYVGFGEEKYKNGHEIISGLTKETISSGKITIRNNIADHHTPQIHCLLIIPLEERGVVTGTLKIYYRKAYTITHTLQTMAIGLAQIISTLMEVSRVEQIKEAANKAELKALQTKINPHFLFNALNAIASTTRRNPEKARELIISLSGYMRYNLEVGDELIDIHLALQQVQDYIDIEKARFGSKLQVEYHIDDVHIKVPSLLIQPLVENAVVHGILKRKAPGLITISVEDKEETIRVSVEDTGEGIKQEIIDKLYRGEMSSKQIGLSNVHERVKLIYGKGLVIERLNPGTKVYFDITKEKQ comes from the coding sequence ATGTATGCGTCAATGGAAATTCAAATGCTCATTCAATTAATTGAGAGGGCAGCATTACTGCTTATTACGCTGTTTTTTTTATCAAGAGTGCCGAAATTTAAGGAAACATTGCAGAAGGAAAATCATTCTCCAACAGAATTGACGCTGATTACGATCATATTTTGCGCCTTCGCTTTGTTTGGCACGTATTCGGGAATCGAGGTAGAAGGTTCGATTGTTAATATCCGCATTATTGCAGTTATGTCCGGCGGGATTTTATTTGGACCGTGGGTCGGAATCATCACTGGAATTGTGTCAGGTGTTCATCGTTATTTAATTGATATAGGCGGGGTCACCTCTGTGCCTTGTTTAATAACAAGCATTTTGGCAGGGATTGTTGCGGGCATTATTTATTTCCGTGTAAAGAAACAAAAGAGATGGGTATACGGAATCATTGCTGGTATGATTTGCGAAATGCTGACAATGGTGCTTATTCTTGTGATGGCAGAACCGTTCTCTCTAGGTGTGGATATTGTTGCTAAAATCGCTCTGCCGATGATATTAGGACAAGTCAGCATTGGCTTTATCGTCTTGATGATTGCGAGTGTTGAAGGAGAGAAAGAGAGAATTGCTGCAAAGCAGGCACAGCTGGCATTAGGTATTGCTAACAAAACCTTGCCGTATTTTCGGTCTATCAACAGTGAATCGCTTCATAAGATCTGCAAGATTATCCAGAAGGAGATTAAAGCAGATGCTGTGGCTATCACCGATACGATGGATGTTCTTGCATATGTCGGCTTTGGTGAAGAAAAATATAAAAACGGACATGAAATTATCAGTGGCTTAACGAAGGAAACGATAAGCAGCGGCAAGATAACAATCCGCAATAATATTGCAGACCATCATACACCGCAAATTCATTGTTTGCTAATCATCCCTCTTGAAGAAAGAGGAGTGGTAACTGGTACATTAAAGATTTACTACCGCAAAGCATATACTATCACTCATACACTTCAAACGATGGCGATTGGGCTTGCCCAAATAATTTCTACATTAATGGAGGTTTCCAGAGTCGAACAAATAAAGGAAGCAGCCAATAAAGCTGAATTGAAGGCATTACAGACAAAAATCAATCCACATTTTTTGTTCAATGCGTTAAATGCAATTGCTTCAACTACAAGACGAAATCCCGAAAAAGCTCGGGAATTGATAATCAGTTTATCTGGATATATGAGATATAACTTAGAGGTAGGAGATGAATTAATTGACATTCATCTTGCTTTACAGCAAGTCCAGGATTATATCGATATTGAAAAGGCTCGGTTTGGCAGCAAGCTGCAAGTTGAATACCATATAGATGATGTTCACATTAAAGTGCCGAGCCTTCTTATCCAGCCATTGGTTGAGAATGCCGTTGTCCATGGAATATTGAAAAGAAAAGCACCTGGCCTTATCACTATTTCAGTTGAGGACAAAGAGGAAACTATCAGGGTCAGTGTGGAGGATACAGGTGAAGGAATTAAACAGGAAATCATTGATAAGCTGTACCGCGGCGAAATGTCATCCAAACAAATAGGTCTTTCCAATGTGCATGAAAGAGTGAAGCTGATTTATGGAAAAGGACTTGTGATTGAAAGATTGAATCCTGGTACAAAAGTATATTTTGACATAACAAAGGAGAAACAATGA
- a CDS encoding LytTR family DNA-binding domain-containing protein: MRAIIVEDEIPAKEELEYLIETHSGIEIVGAFEDGLDVLKFLQEEEVDAIFLDINIPSLDGMLLAGNISLFAKKPYIIFTTAYKEHAAQAFELEAFDYILKPYDEKRIAAMLRKLETAFEKDYGKEVDKGEKEPAADQGASRRINLRKNENIIVTDVNDIYYASASEKVTIVYTKTDEYMMPMSISEFHAKLPEDLFFKCHRSYTVNLTKIHEIVPWFNHTYILRLKDIKGEVPVSRSKVKEFRQIMQL, encoded by the coding sequence ATGAGAGCAATAATTGTAGAGGATGAAATTCCAGCAAAAGAAGAGCTGGAATATTTAATCGAAACACATAGTGGTATTGAAATTGTTGGTGCTTTTGAGGATGGGCTTGATGTCCTTAAGTTTTTACAGGAGGAGGAAGTAGACGCGATATTTCTTGATATCAATATCCCATCACTTGATGGCATGCTCCTTGCCGGCAATATCAGTTTGTTTGCAAAAAAGCCGTATATTATTTTTACGACAGCCTATAAGGAGCATGCAGCGCAAGCTTTTGAGCTTGAAGCGTTCGATTATATTTTAAAACCTTATGATGAAAAAAGAATTGCCGCAATGCTGAGAAAGCTGGAGACAGCTTTTGAGAAGGACTATGGCAAAGAGGTTGACAAGGGAGAAAAGGAGCCTGCTGCAGATCAAGGAGCCAGCAGGAGAATCAATCTCCGTAAAAATGAAAATATTATCGTAACAGATGTGAACGATATTTACTATGCTTCTGCAAGTGAGAAGGTGACGATTGTCTATACGAAAACAGATGAATATATGATGCCGATGAGTATTTCAGAATTTCATGCAAAGCTTCCTGAAGATTTGTTCTTTAAATGCCATCGCTCGTATACAGTCAATCTTACAAAGATCCATGAGATTGTCCCTTGGTTTAATCATACGTATATTTTAAGATTAAAAGACATTAAAGGAGAGGTGCCTGTAAGCAGAAGCAAGGTAAAGGAATTCCGACAAATTATGCAGCTATAA